A stretch of the Polaribacter pacificus genome encodes the following:
- a CDS encoding ABC transporter permease, producing the protein MFRLLNIEFHKLKYNRASKVLSIIYFALLTSIALIAAIKFDIGVIKFHLADQGIFNFPYIWHFNTYVAAIFKFFLLLVIVSMMANEYSNKTLKQNLIDGLSKKEFILSKFYTVVAFAFISTLFVFAVSLILGLIYSDFNELSIIFSELEYLLAFFIKLVGFFSFGLFLGILVKRSAFAVGAMLIWLIIESIFKGYLYWSLRDVDNTSERVSNIMQFLPLEAMANLIKEPATRLGAVKSIANQIGEDVSKDFSVQFTDVFIVIAWTAIFIYLSYALLKKRDL; encoded by the coding sequence ATGTTTAGATTGCTAAATATTGAATTTCATAAATTAAAATACAACCGAGCAAGTAAAGTTCTTTCCATTATTTATTTTGCTTTATTAACCTCGATTGCACTAATAGCCGCTATCAAATTTGATATTGGCGTAATTAAGTTTCACTTGGCAGATCAAGGAATCTTTAACTTTCCTTATATCTGGCACTTTAACACTTATGTAGCAGCTATCTTTAAATTCTTCTTGCTCTTGGTCATCGTTTCTATGATGGCTAATGAATATAGCAACAAGACCTTAAAGCAAAACTTAATAGACGGTTTGAGCAAAAAAGAATTCATCCTATCTAAGTTTTATACCGTTGTTGCTTTTGCATTTATTTCGACCCTTTTTGTGTTTGCAGTTTCTTTAATCTTGGGGTTAATTTATTCTGATTTTAACGAACTCAGTATCATTTTCTCAGAACTCGAGTACTTGTTAGCATTTTTTATAAAGCTAGTCGGCTTTTTTAGCTTCGGTCTGTTTTTAGGGATCTTAGTGAAGCGTTCAGCTTTTGCTGTGGGTGCAATGTTAATCTGGTTAATCATAGAAAGCATATTTAAAGGCTATTTGTATTGGAGCCTACGTGATGTAGACAATACTTCTGAGAGAGTTTCTAATATTATGCAATTCTTGCCTTTAGAGGCCATGGCTAATTTAATTAAAGAACCTGCCACAAGACTTGGTGCTGTTAAGTCTATCGCCAATCAAATTGGAGAGGACGTCAGCAAAGATTTTTCGGTACAATTTACCGATGTGTTTATAGTCATTGCTTGGACTGCAATCTTTATCTATTTATCTTATGCACTCCTTAAAAAGAGAGACTTGTAA
- a CDS encoding isochorismate synthase, giving the protein MKTIIEKAKDHLQKQQPFVLYKQPDANTVSGLFQLDAKTYTCVDYSEKGFVFAPFNTQEDVFFIPFDKADLFVAPWTPKEIIECPNIISKSLEKEKETHVQLVQKGINQIGLGDFKKVVLARKESVALTNFNLEDVFSQMTSRYTNAFVYAWFHPKTGLWMGASPETLVKINEAYFETMSLAGTQQISESLDHIDWGAKEKEEQLLVTQFIQEQLYPVSSSLSIGEVQTAKAGNLLHLRTKIHGEVLKGLPVVKTLIEKLHPTPAVCGLPRDKAKQFILSQEANNRKYYSGFLGLLNTSDLQSELYVNLRCMELSGDIANLYIGGGITQESDPEKEWEETVAKSLVMKKVLS; this is encoded by the coding sequence TTGAAAACAATTATAGAAAAAGCCAAAGATCATTTGCAAAAGCAGCAGCCTTTTGTGTTGTATAAACAGCCAGATGCTAATACTGTATCTGGCTTGTTTCAGCTGGATGCAAAAACATATACCTGTGTTGACTATAGTGAAAAAGGTTTTGTATTTGCACCCTTTAACACACAAGAGGACGTGTTTTTTATACCTTTTGATAAAGCAGATCTATTTGTTGCACCGTGGACTCCAAAAGAAATTATTGAGTGCCCTAATATTATTTCAAAATCTTTAGAAAAAGAGAAGGAAACTCATGTTCAACTGGTTCAAAAAGGAATTAATCAGATAGGTTTAGGTGATTTTAAAAAGGTGGTTTTGGCAAGAAAAGAATCAGTTGCGCTAACCAACTTTAATCTAGAAGATGTCTTTTCTCAGATGACAAGTCGGTATACCAATGCTTTTGTATATGCATGGTTTCATCCAAAAACTGGTTTGTGGATGGGTGCCAGTCCAGAAACACTTGTAAAGATTAATGAGGCCTATTTTGAAACCATGTCTTTAGCAGGAACCCAGCAGATAAGTGAATCACTTGATCATATAGATTGGGGAGCAAAAGAAAAAGAAGAGCAGTTATTAGTTACGCAGTTTATTCAAGAGCAATTATATCCAGTGAGTTCTTCTTTGTCTATAGGTGAGGTTCAAACAGCCAAAGCAGGAAACTTACTGCATCTGAGAACCAAGATACATGGAGAAGTTTTAAAAGGCTTGCCTGTGGTTAAAACACTGATAGAAAAGCTACATCCCACTCCTGCTGTTTGTGGCTTACCAAGAGATAAAGCCAAGCAGTTTATTCTTAGCCAGGAGGCTAATAATCGAAAGTATTACAGTGGCTTTTTAGGATTGTTAAACACCTCTGATTTACAGTCAGAACTCTATGTTAATTTGCGCTGTATGGAGCTTTCTGGCGATATAGCAAATCTGTATATTGGTGGAGGAATTACTCAAGAGAGTGATCCAGAAAAAGAATGGGAGGAGACAGTTGCCAAATCTTTGGTAATGAAAAAGGTTTTATCATAA
- a CDS encoding alpha/beta fold hydrolase — protein sequence MKRLKKTLKLLAYLVIAAFLILYLVFIYFSQPKSDDKLLASFKGTMTEPTIFKKTFQGSTYRVLAMQKEIDTLLPTMVFVHGTPGSSSDFKAYLSDSTLNARANLLAYDRVGYNYKDSSSTQASIAFERDLLINLLGELPQKNTVVVGYSYGGPVALSLQIPLKKIVLLAPAVYSKEELVPWPIKFYQWKLTRWLVPHIWKMASLEKLTHGEDLKTFENNWTLNPNSIVCIQGDSDQIVPYGNSLALKKQFPKAQVQLKTIVEAGHGLIWSEFESIKEQLLKSID from the coding sequence ATGAAGCGACTGAAAAAAACTCTTAAGTTGCTTGCATATCTGGTTATAGCTGCATTTTTGATTTTGTATTTGGTTTTTATTTATTTTTCTCAGCCCAAATCAGATGATAAACTTCTTGCCAGTTTTAAAGGAACTATGACTGAACCTACAATTTTTAAGAAAACCTTTCAAGGATCTACTTACAGGGTGTTAGCAATGCAAAAAGAGATTGATACGCTTTTGCCAACAATGGTTTTTGTTCATGGAACACCGGGGTCTTCATCAGACTTTAAGGCCTATTTATCAGATTCTACGCTTAATGCAAGAGCAAACTTACTAGCATACGATCGGGTGGGATACAACTACAAGGATTCAAGTTCCACTCAAGCATCCATTGCTTTTGAAAGAGATCTATTAATTAATTTATTAGGAGAGTTACCTCAAAAAAATACAGTTGTTGTTGGATACTCATATGGAGGACCTGTAGCTTTGTCGCTTCAAATTCCATTAAAGAAAATTGTTTTATTGGCTCCAGCAGTTTATAGTAAAGAAGAGCTGGTGCCTTGGCCGATTAAATTTTATCAATGGAAGCTTACCCGTTGGTTGGTTCCACATATTTGGAAAATGGCTTCATTAGAAAAGTTAACTCATGGTGAAGATCTAAAAACGTTTGAAAACAATTGGACACTAAATCCAAACTCTATTGTCTGTATCCAGGGAGATTCTGATCAAATTGTACCTTATGGCAATTCTTTGGCATTAAAAAAGCAATTTCCAAAAGCGCAAGTGCAGTTAAAAACCATAGTTGAGGCTGGACACGGGTTAATTTGGAGTGAATTTGAAAGTATTAAAGAACAATTATTAAAAAGCATCGATTGA
- a CDS encoding PUR family DNA/RNA-binding protein, whose amino-acid sequence MAERTERTERTEQEEIFSQVLRAGRRTYFFDVRSTKADDYYLTVTESKKFTHDDGSFHYQKHKIYLYKEDFTEFNEMLQAATRFILNEKGEEVISERHQKDYKKEETTTEDKTPTSTDSFTDVSFDDI is encoded by the coding sequence ATGGCAGAGAGAACAGAGAGAACAGAAAGAACCGAACAGGAAGAAATTTTTTCTCAAGTATTAAGAGCAGGAAGAAGAACCTATTTTTTTGATGTACGATCAACAAAAGCAGATGACTACTATTTAACTGTCACAGAAAGTAAGAAATTTACACATGATGATGGGTCTTTTCACTATCAAAAACATAAAATCTACTTGTACAAAGAAGACTTTACTGAATTTAACGAAATGCTGCAGGCAGCTACACGTTTTATTTTAAATGAAAAAGGCGAAGAGGTGATCAGCGAAAGACACCAAAAAGATTATAAAAAAGAAGAAACAACTACCGAGGATAAAACACCAACCTCAACAGACAGTTTTACAGATGTCTCTTTTGATGACATTTAA
- a CDS encoding IS1096 element passenger TnpR family protein, which translates to MYKIRVILDSKEDVIRTISVNNNFNLEELHTTIAAAFGFNGQEMASFYRTDQEWNQGEEIPLFNMSEFGDAISMKTCTLNETLEAVNDKLIYVYDFLNLWTFYVDVVEINNEVLEASTIILSVGEIPETAPEKEFVAERLSDEGFDDDDDLLDNDLFDSLDDYDFENY; encoded by the coding sequence ATGTATAAAATACGCGTTATCCTTGATAGCAAAGAAGATGTTATCAGAACCATTTCTGTAAACAACAACTTCAATTTAGAAGAGCTACACACAACCATTGCAGCAGCTTTTGGTTTTAATGGTCAAGAAATGGCTTCTTTTTACAGAACTGATCAAGAATGGAATCAAGGAGAAGAAATTCCTCTTTTTAACATGTCTGAGTTTGGTGATGCAATTTCTATGAAAACTTGCACTTTAAACGAAACTCTTGAGGCAGTTAACGACAAGCTTATCTATGTCTATGACTTTTTAAATCTATGGACTTTTTATGTTGATGTCGTTGAAATTAACAACGAAGTACTTGAGGCTAGCACAATTATTTTATCTGTAGGTGAAATTCCAGAAACAGCACCCGAAAAAGAATTTGTTGCTGAGCGCTTATCTGACGAAGGATTTGATGATGATGACGATCTTTTAGACAACGATCTCTTTGATTCTTTGGATGATTATGATTTTGAAAATTATTAA
- a CDS encoding PaaI family thioesterase: protein MCIFTLKYNRMLDKTTLLKRFNDRAKNSLMETLEIVYTDIGDDFLTAQMPVNPRVHQPLGQLHGGATAALAESVGSAASNFFIDSETQYVNGINLSINHLKSKREGMVTAIAKIIHKGRTTHLWEIRVVDEEGQLIAISKLTNIVLQKNR, encoded by the coding sequence ATGTGTATTTTTACGTTAAAATACAATAGAATGTTGGATAAAACTACCTTGTTAAAACGGTTTAACGATCGTGCAAAAAACAGCTTAATGGAAACCTTAGAGATTGTTTATACAGATATTGGTGATGATTTTTTGACAGCACAAATGCCTGTTAATCCTAGAGTTCATCAACCTTTAGGTCAACTTCATGGAGGTGCAACTGCAGCTTTGGCTGAGAGTGTAGGGAGTGCGGCTTCTAATTTTTTTATCGATAGTGAAACTCAATATGTCAATGGGATCAATTTATCTATCAATCACCTGAAGAGTAAAAGAGAAGGTATGGTGACTGCCATTGCAAAAATCATTCACAAAGGAAGAACAACTCATTTATGGGAGATTCGCGTAGTAGATGAAGAAGGGCAATTAATTGCAATTTCAAAACTGACCAACATCGTTTTGCAGAAGAACAGATAA
- a CDS encoding ABC transporter ATP-binding protein has product METILSLKNLDKKFGPVHAVNNLSFDIQKGNVYGILGPNGSGKSTTLGIILNVVNKTSGSFSWFDGGLSTHEALKKVGAIIERPNFYPYMTAAQNLNLICKIKGVSSVKIEEKLKAVNLFDRRNSKFSTYSLGMKQRLAIASALLNDPEILILDEPTNGLDPQGIHEIRQIIKDIAATGTTILLASHLLDEVEKVCSHVVVIRNGIKLYAGRVDEMTASKGLFELKVDDNEEKLLSLLESNEAIGSVKTDNGVIIATIIEDITASELNSFLFKNDIVVSHLVKRKPSLEQQFLDLTKNN; this is encoded by the coding sequence TTGGAAACAATCTTATCACTTAAAAATTTAGACAAAAAATTTGGACCCGTTCACGCTGTTAATAACCTTTCTTTTGATATTCAAAAAGGAAATGTTTACGGTATTCTTGGCCCAAATGGAAGTGGAAAATCAACCACACTTGGCATTATCTTAAATGTTGTAAATAAAACCTCTGGAAGCTTCAGTTGGTTTGACGGAGGGCTATCAACCCATGAAGCCTTAAAAAAAGTTGGCGCCATTATAGAGCGACCTAACTTTTACCCATATATGACGGCTGCACAAAATTTAAACCTCATTTGTAAAATAAAGGGGGTTTCTTCTGTAAAAATTGAAGAAAAACTTAAAGCCGTTAATTTATTTGACCGTAGAAACAGCAAATTTAGCACCTACTCCTTAGGGATGAAACAACGACTGGCTATTGCCTCTGCCTTGTTAAACGATCCTGAAATATTAATATTGGATGAACCTACCAATGGATTAGACCCTCAAGGTATTCACGAAATTAGACAAATCATTAAAGACATTGCTGCTACAGGCACAACCATCCTTCTTGCATCGCATCTACTTGATGAAGTTGAAAAAGTATGTAGCCATGTTGTGGTGATTAGAAATGGTATTAAATTGTATGCTGGTCGTGTGGATGAAATGACAGCATCAAAAGGATTGTTTGAACTAAAGGTTGATGACAATGAAGAAAAACTCTTAAGCCTTTTAGAAAGCAACGAAGCCATTGGGTCTGTAAAAACAGATAATGGAGTTATCATCGCTACTATTATAGAAGACATCACAGCTTCAGAATTAAACAGCTTTTTATTTAAAAACGATATTGTTGTATCGCATTTGGTAAAACGTAAGCCTAGCTTAGAACAACAGTTCTTAGACCTGACCAAAAACAACTAA